The genomic window CGCCTCACCGACAGCCGGTGACCAGCAGATCACCTCACTGAAGTACACCGCCCGAGGTGAACTGGCCGAACAGACCAAGCCGAACGGCAACGTCCTGACCGTCGACTACTACCTCGACGGCGCGGCGAAGAAGACCACGGAGCGACAGTCCGACGACACGCTCGTCGCCGAACACGCCCTGAAGTACAACGCCAACGGCCACAAGGTCGAGGACGTCCTGAAGCTGATGGACGCGGACGACCACGGCTCCACGATCGACAACACGTACGCGTACACCTACGACCCGCAGGACCGCATCGCGAAGGTCGCGAAGACCGGCGACGACGAGAAGACGGAGGAGTACCGGCACGACTCCGCCGGCAACGTGGTCTGGCAGACGGTGGACGACACGACCACCACCCACCGCTACGACCGCAACCGCCTCCTGACATCGACGGCGGACGGCGCCTCGTCCACGTACAACTACGACCCGCTGGGCCGCCTCGACACGGTCTCCTTCGGCGGCGAGACGATCCAGAAGTACCGCTACGACGGCTTCGACCGTCCGGAGTCCATCAGGGCGGGCACCGGGGACGCGGCCCGGACGACCCGTATGACGTACGACGCCTTCGACCGCACAGTGAAGGAGACGGTCGGCGGGGACGACGCGAAGACGACGCTCTTCACGTACCTGGGCATCACCTCGAACTCCCTGAAGGAGGAGGTGACCGACGAGGGCGTCACGTCGTTCCAGTACGCCTCGTGGGGCCAGAAGCTCACTCAGATCAAGGACGAGGAGGACAAGGACCCGGAGACGACCCAGTACCTCTACCACCCGCACGGCGACGTGGAGGCACTGACGGACTCCGACGGCAACACGAAGACGACGTACGGCTACACGGCGTACGGCAAGAACGACACGGCCCAGTTCACGGGCGCGGACAAGCCGGGGGCGGGCGGCGAGGCCGCGGAGCCCTACAACTCGTACCGCTTCAACGCGAAGCGCTACGACACGACATCCGGCACGTACGACATGGGCTTCCGCACCTACGACCCGGGCCTGAACCGCTTCCTGACCCGGGACATGTACGGCGGCGCCCTGGCCGACATGGGCCTGACCACCGACCCCTTCACCGGCAACCGCTACGCCTTCGCAGGCGGCAACCCGATCTCCTTCATCGAGATCGACGGCCACCTGTTCGGCCTGTCGTGGTCGGACATCGGCCACGCCGCACTGGACGTGGTGGGCCTCATCCCGGTCGTGGGCGAGGTCGCGGACCTCGCCAACTGCGGCTGGTACGCGGCCGAGGGCGAGTACGTCGACGCCGCCCTGTCCTGCGCCTCGGCGATCCCGTTCGCGGGGTACGGGGCGACGGCGGCGAAGGCGGCGCGGTACGGCGACAAGGCGTTGGACGCGATCGACACGGCGGGGGACGCGAAGCGGGCGACGAACGCGGCGACGGACACGGGCCGAGCAGCGGACACCGGCACACCCCCGGCAGGCGCCACTCCTGATGCCCCCACGACGCCCAAGGACCCAGCTCCCGCAGACGCGGCACCGGCGGCCCCCGCCAACCCGGCGCCCGCCCCGGCTCCGGCCCCGGCCCCGCCGAAGGTCCCGGAGGCGCCGCCGGCCAGCGGCGCGGCCTGCAAAGTGGGGAACAGCTTCGTCCCGGGTACGCAGGTCCTGATGGCCGACGGCACGACGAAGGCCATCGAGGACATCGGAATCGGCGACAAGGTCGCCGCGTCCGACGTGGAGACGGACGACGCCCAGACCCGCACCGTCACCCGCACGATCGAGGGCGACGGCACCAAGCACCTGGTCACGATCACGGTCGACACCGACGGCCGGGCGGGCGGCAAGACCTCCACGCTCACGGCCACCGACGGCCACCCGTTCTGGATACCCGACCTTGCGCGCTGGGTGGACGCCGAGGATCTGAAGCCCGACCAGTGGCTGAGCACAGGCAGCGGTACGTGGATCCGGATCACGGCTGTCACAGAACGGACGGCTCGGGCGACGGTCCACAACCTGACCGTCGAGGGCCTGCACACGTACTACGTGCTCGCGGGCGAGACGCCCGTACTCGTTCACAACAGCGGGTGCCGGACATTCGGATCCCAGTCGCCCAGTGGACGACTGGACGTCCCCGAAACGCAGGGTGTCTACATCATCAAGATGAACGACGGAATGGTGTACGTGGGATCTGCCACCAAGACGAACACCATTCACCGCAGGATCCATCGGGCGTTCAGTGACGACAAGCACGCGGTGAAGAGCGCCGGGTACAAGTCTTCCGATGTTCGAGAGCTCGACTGGATCGAGATCCCGAACGCCACCGAGAGGCTGATTTACCAGCACGAGCAAGGCCTGATCGACTACTACGGCGGTATCGGCGGGGGAACACTCCTGAACCGCATAAACGCCCCCGGCCCGTAGCCCTACCCGTAGAGCGCCATCCGTGAGTGATCAGGGGTTTCCTCACGGATGGCGCTCACAGTAGGATTTCGCCATGCCTGTAAAGCCTTCTCAGTATTGGCGAACCGAAACAGAGAAGGAGACTCACGCGGTCTCTGCCGGCACGATGGATCCCGAAAGCGCGTCCTTCCTGGGCGTCTACTCCGAATCCTTCCTGAATGCCGTCGACGCCGCCCTGACGAATTTCGAATCCGATGTGCGAGAACTGGCGCCGACTTCGGATGCACAAGTCCTCGCCGCAGTCGAGCGAGTTGTCCTGGCCTTGAACAGAGTGAATCAGGAGGAGACGGGCGGCAGCATCGACACCGACGAGCGGGAGCAGATCTGCCTGTTCATCGACGAAGCTCTGACGGAGCACGGGATCGATGTCGGCGAGCTGGCGGCCCGGCAACAGGTGAGTCGCTACGCGATCACCGACAGATGGCGTGAGTGGTGAAGCGAAAGCCGCCCTCGCCTCACCCCACGACCCGCCCGTTCAGCACCACCCTCGACGGAGCCCCCAGCACGCCTACGTCCGTGCGGGGGTCCCGTTCGTACACCACCAGGTCCGCGGCCGCGCCCTCGTCCAGGCCGGGGCGGCCGAGCCACTTCCGGGCGCCCCAGGTGGTCGCCGACAGGGCCTCCACGGGCGGGATGCCGGCGGTGACCAGTTCCGCGACCTCGGCGGCGACCAGGCCGTGGGCCAGGGAGCCGCCGGCGTCGGTGCCGACGTAGACGGGGATTCCGGCGTCGTAGGCGTTGCGGACGGTGTCGTAGCGGCCTTCGTGGAGGCGGCGCATGTGCGCGGACCAGCGGGGGAACTTGGCCTCGCCGCCGGCCGCCATGGACGGGAAGGTGGCGATGTTGACGAGCGTGGGGACGATGGCGACGCCCCGCGAGGCGAACAGCGGGATGAGGTCCTCCGTCAGGCCCGTCGCGTGCTCGACGCAGTCGATACCCGCCTCGACGAGGTCACGGAGGGACGACTCGGCGAAGCAGTGGGCCGTCACGCGGGCGCCCAGGAGGTGCGCCTCCGTGATCGCCGCTTCCACAGCCTCCCGGGGCCAGCAGGCAGTCAGGTCGCCGACGCCGCGGTCGATCCAGTCCCCCACCAGCTTCACCCAGCCGTCACCGCGGCGGGCCTCCTGGGCGACGTACGCGACCAACTCCTCCGGCTCGATCTCATGGGCGAAGTTCCGGATGTAGCGGCGGGTGCGGGCGATGTGCCGGCCGGCGCGGATGATCTTCGGGAGGTCGTCGCGGTCGTCGATCCAGCGGGTGTCGGAGGGGGAGCCCGCGTCGCGGATCAGGAGCGTGCCCGCGTCGCGGTCCGTCAGCGCCTGCTTCTCCGCCTCGTCGGCGTCGACCGGGCCGTGCGCGCCCAGGCCGACGTGGCAGTGGGCGTCGACGAGGCCGGGCAGGGCCCAGCCCTCCACCGTGCGGACGTCGCGGGCGGTGGAGGGGCGGTCGTAGGAGATACGGCCGTCCACGACCCACAGCTCGTCCCGGACGTCCTCGGGTCCGACCAGGACCCGGCCCTTCACGTGCAGCACCGGCTCATCGCTCATGTACCGCACCCTAGCCACCCGGCTGGTCGGCCTTACCCACCTGGTCCGACGTCTCCTCCTCCACCTCCGCCATCGCCGGGTCGAGGAGGCGGGAGAGGAAGTGGCGGGTGCGGTCGTGCCGGGGGCTGCCGATGACCTGGGCAGGAGGGCCGTCCTCGACGATCACGCCGCCGTCCATGAAGACGACGCGGTCGGCGACCTCGCGGGCGAAGGTCATCTCGTGGGTCACCACCATCATGGTCATGCCTTCGTTCGCCAGCATGCGCATGACCGCGAGGACGTCGCCCACCAGTTCCGGGTCCAGGGCCGACGTCGGCTCGTCGAAGAGCATGACCTCGGGCCCCATCGACAGCGAGCGGGCGATCGCCACGCGCTGCTGCTGGCCGCCGGAGAGGGAGGCGGGGTAGGCGTCCGCCTTCTCCGACAGGCCCACGCGTTCCAGGTTCTCGGCGGCGACCTCGGCCGCCCGCGCCTTGTTCCGCCGCAGGACCCGGCGCTGCGGCAGTGTGAGGTTCTCGGTCACCGTGAGGTGCGGGAAGAGGTTGAACTGCTGGAAGACCATGCCGATCCGGCGGCGTACGGCGTCGATGTCGACGTCGGGGTCCGTCAGCTCGGTGCCGCCCACGAAGACCTGGCCCTTCGTCGGCTCCTCCAGGAGGTTCACACAGCGCAGGAGGGTCGACTTGCCGGAGCCCGACGGGCCGATGACGCACACCACCTCGCCCTGCCGGATCTCCAGGTCGATGCCCTTCAGCACCTCGTTGTCGCCGAACGACTTGTACAGTCCGCGTACGTCGATCTCGGTGCGCGCCGAAGGAAGCTTCTCGCTCATTTCACGGCCTCCTGGGCCTTCGCCTCCATGCGCCGCACGACGAAGCCGAGCGGGATGGTCACCAGCAGATAGCACAGGCCGGCGACCAGGATCGGCGTGGAGTTGAAGGTGGTGCTGGCCAGGTCGCGGCCGTACTTGGACAGTTCGCGCTCCTCCAGCGTGACGCCGAGGAACAGGACGAGTGAGGAGTCCTTGAAGAGCAGGACCAGCTCGTTGGTGAGCGGCGGGAGGATGATCCGGAACGCCTGCGGGATGACGATCGAGATCATCGCGCGCGCGGGTGAGAAGCCCAGGGAACGGGCCGCTTCCATCTGCCCCTTGGGGACGGCCTGGATGCCCGCGCGGATCGTCTCCGCCATGTACGCCGCCGCCACCAGGCCCAGCGCGAGGGCCACCTTGCCGTACGTACCGCCGGGGATCTCCGTGCCGGGGAAGGCGAGCGGCACGGCGACACCGACGAAGATGAAGATCAGCAGGGCGGGCAGGCCCCGGAAGATCTCGATGTACACACCGGCGAACCAGCGGTACGGACCCACCGACGACAGCCGCATCAGCGCGATGACCATGCCGAGGACGAGTCCGAACGCGAAGCCGGACAGCGTGTACAGCACGGTGTTCTTCAGCGCCAGCGTGATGACGTCGGGGAACATCCGCTCGGCGATGTCCCACTGGGCGAACTGGTTCTGGAGCCGGTCCCAGTCGGCGGACACGGCGAAGGCGATGACGGCGGCGACGAACACCGCGTACTGCGCGCCCCGGGAGAGGGCGCGCTTCTGGGTCCGGCTCAGGCCCTTCCTCTTCGGCTGGAGCGGTGTGTCCGTGTCGGTCACGCTCATGACGCGGACGGGGAGGCGGTGGCGGCGCTCTCGTCGTACGGGCCGATCCACTGCTCGTACAGCTTCTTGTACGTGCCGTCGGACTTGGCGTCGGCGAGCGCCTTGTTGACGGCGGCGAGGAGCTTGGTGTTGCCCTTCTTGACCGTGAAGCCGTACTCCTCACCGGTGTTGACCTGCTCGGCGACCTCGAAGGCGTCGGCGAGCACCGCGTCCTTCAGCCAGCCCTGGACGACCGGGTAGTCGATGACGACGGCGTCGACCTGGCCGGCGCGCAGGCCGTTGAGCACGGCGTCGGAGGACTCGAAGGAGACCGGGTCGAGGCCCTGGCTCTTGGCGTAGTCCTCGCCGGTGGTCTGCGCCTGGGTGCCGACCTTGAAGTCCCCGTCGCCCTTGAGGTCCGCGAAGGAGCCGATGTCGGCCTTCTTGGCGGCGAGGACGGCCTGGGTGGCCTCGAAGTACGGGTCGGAGAAGTCGACGTTCTTCTTGCGCTCGTCGGTGATCGTCATACCTGCCGCGGCGAGGTCGCACTCGCCGGAGTTCAGGAAGGCACCCGTCT from Streptomyces sp. DSM 40750 includes these protein-coding regions:
- a CDS encoding amidohydrolase family protein, whose amino-acid sequence is MSDEPVLHVKGRVLVGPEDVRDELWVVDGRISYDRPSTARDVRTVEGWALPGLVDAHCHVGLGAHGPVDADEAEKQALTDRDAGTLLIRDAGSPSDTRWIDDRDDLPKIIRAGRHIARTRRYIRNFAHEIEPEELVAYVAQEARRGDGWVKLVGDWIDRGVGDLTACWPREAVEAAITEAHLLGARVTAHCFAESSLRDLVEAGIDCVEHATGLTEDLIPLFASRGVAIVPTLVNIATFPSMAAGGEAKFPRWSAHMRRLHEGRYDTVRNAYDAGIPVYVGTDAGGSLAHGLVAAEVAELVTAGIPPVEALSATTWGARKWLGRPGLDEGAAADLVVYERDPRTDVGVLGAPSRVVLNGRVVG
- a CDS encoding amino acid ABC transporter ATP-binding protein; the encoded protein is MSEKLPSARTEIDVRGLYKSFGDNEVLKGIDLEIRQGEVVCVIGPSGSGKSTLLRCVNLLEEPTKGQVFVGGTELTDPDVDIDAVRRRIGMVFQQFNLFPHLTVTENLTLPQRRVLRRNKARAAEVAAENLERVGLSEKADAYPASLSGGQQQRVAIARSLSMGPEVMLFDEPTSALDPELVGDVLAVMRMLANEGMTMMVVTHEMTFAREVADRVVFMDGGVIVEDGPPAQVIGSPRHDRTRHFLSRLLDPAMAEVEEETSDQVGKADQPGG
- a CDS encoding amino acid ABC transporter permease, encoding MSVTDTDTPLQPKRKGLSRTQKRALSRGAQYAVFVAAVIAFAVSADWDRLQNQFAQWDIAERMFPDVITLALKNTVLYTLSGFAFGLVLGMVIALMRLSSVGPYRWFAGVYIEIFRGLPALLIFIFVGVAVPLAFPGTEIPGGTYGKVALALGLVAAAYMAETIRAGIQAVPKGQMEAARSLGFSPARAMISIVIPQAFRIILPPLTNELVLLFKDSSLVLFLGVTLEERELSKYGRDLASTTFNSTPILVAGLCYLLVTIPLGFVVRRMEAKAQEAVK
- a CDS encoding transporter substrate-binding domain-containing protein; this translates as MNSVPGRRTRILAATTATAGLLLVAGCSSDGDGASGGTKTAAGGVELVKAGQLTTCTHLPYPPFQSEIDGKVQGLDVSLIDLVAQDLGVKQEILDTPFENFKTGAFLNSGECDLAAAGMTITDERKKNVDFSDPYFEATQAVLAAKKADIGSFADLKGDGDFKVGTQAQTTGEDYAKSQGLDPVSFESSDAVLNGLRAGQVDAVVIDYPVVQGWLKDAVLADAFEVAEQVNTGEEYGFTVKKGNTKLLAAVNKALADAKSDGTYKKLYEQWIGPYDESAATASPSAS